A window of the Lysinibacillus irui genome harbors these coding sequences:
- a CDS encoding peroxiredoxin — MAERMVGKQAPDFTMEAVLPDKSFGKVSLEDIKSQDKWTVLFFYPMDFTFVCPTEITAMSDRYDEFEDLDAEVIGVSTDTIHTHLAWINTDRTQNGLGELKYPLAADTNHQVSKEYGVLIEEEGIALRGLFIINPEGELKYQTVFDNNIGRDVDETLRVLQALQTGGLCPANWRPGQATL; from the coding sequence ATGGCAGAACGCATGGTAGGTAAACAAGCACCTGACTTTACAATGGAAGCAGTACTTCCAGACAAATCATTTGGAAAAGTATCTTTAGAAGATATTAAATCACAAGATAAATGGACAGTTCTTTTCTTCTATCCAATGGACTTCACATTCGTTTGTCCAACAGAAATCACTGCAATGAGCGATCGTTATGACGAGTTCGAAGACTTAGATGCAGAAGTAATCGGTGTTTCTACTGATACAATCCACACTCACTTAGCATGGATTAACACAGACCGTACGCAAAATGGTCTTGGAGAATTAAAATATCCATTAGCTGCTGATACTAACCACCAAGTATCTAAAGAATACGGTGTTTTAATTGAAGAAGAAGGTATTGCACTACGTGGTTTATTCATCATTAACCCAGAAGGCGAATTAAAATACCAAACAGTATTCGATAACAACATCGGTCGTGATGTTGATGAAACATTACGTGTACTGCAAGCATTACAAACAGGCGGCCTTTGCCCAGCAAACTGGCGTCCAGGTCAAGCAACTCTATAA
- a CDS encoding TlpA family protein disulfide reductase, with protein MKLREQMPELVGATTWLNGEVSKADLVGAKPTLIHFWSVSCHLCKEAMPDVNNFRDQYKDELNVVAVHMPRSEADTDLDTIKAVAAEHDIVQPIFVDSEMKLTDAFENQYVPAYFVFDKDGQLRHMQAGGSGMKMLEKRVNRVLDEMRNAE; from the coding sequence ATGAAACTTCGTGAACAAATGCCCGAACTAGTAGGCGCAACAACATGGTTAAATGGTGAAGTATCAAAAGCTGATTTAGTTGGCGCAAAACCAACATTAATCCACTTCTGGTCAGTAAGCTGCCATTTATGTAAAGAGGCAATGCCAGATGTTAACAATTTCCGCGATCAATATAAAGATGAATTAAATGTTGTAGCAGTACATATGCCACGTTCTGAGGCAGATACTGACTTAGACACAATTAAAGCGGTAGCTGCAGAGCATGATATTGTACAGCCTATCTTTGTAGATAGTGAAATGAAACTAACAGATGCTTTTGAAAACCAATATGTACCAGCATATTTTGTGTTCGATAAAGATGGTCAGCTTCGTCATATGCAAGCTGGTGGTAGCGGTATGAAAATGCTAGAAAAACGTGTAAACCGCGTACTAGATGAGATGCGTAACGCTGAATAA
- a CDS encoding potassium channel family protein, with translation MKKEFAVIGLGRFGGSIVRELMSQGAQVMAIDHSSERVDEFASIATQAVIADSTDESVLNSLGIRNFEHVIVAIGEDIQASILTTIILKEIGVEQITVKAQNDYHEKVLRKIGADFVVHPERDMGIRIANNMLSNTVLDYLELSDEHSIMELKANDAIAGYSIMDLDIRAKYGINIVGLKRGADIIVSPQASDKILLGDIMLVIGADVDINRFVKKALNG, from the coding sequence ATGAAAAAAGAGTTTGCGGTCATAGGGCTTGGACGATTTGGTGGAAGTATTGTTCGTGAATTAATGAGTCAGGGCGCACAAGTAATGGCGATTGACCATTCTTCAGAGCGTGTAGACGAATTTGCTTCTATTGCTACTCAAGCTGTCATTGCAGATTCAACAGATGAATCGGTACTGAATTCACTAGGTATCCGAAATTTTGAGCATGTGATTGTAGCAATAGGTGAAGATATTCAAGCGAGTATATTAACAACAATCATATTAAAGGAGATTGGTGTTGAGCAAATTACGGTGAAGGCTCAAAACGATTATCATGAAAAGGTTTTGCGTAAAATTGGTGCTGATTTTGTTGTCCATCCAGAGCGAGATATGGGTATTCGTATTGCCAACAATATGTTATCGAATACAGTGCTAGATTATTTAGAGCTATCAGATGAACACTCTATTATGGAATTGAAGGCAAATGACGCAATCGCGGGATACTCTATTATGGATTTAGATATTCGTGCGAAGTATGGCATTAACATTGTGGGTCTTAAACGTGGTGCTGATATTATTGTATCGCCTCAGGCAAGTGATAAGATTTTATTAGGGGATATCATGCTTGTGATTGGTGCCGATGTGGATATAAATCGATTTGTTAAAAAGGCATTGAATGGGTAA
- a CDS encoding GNAT family N-acetyltransferase — MKFKTNNCVIERLQPHHYKDIHTLYSNTQVRTYLGGVPDDSYIEASFKGMVEAPFPNTYFYITLRTTGEFIGLVSIDEYHDKDLYELSYQFLPQYWGRGLAFEVLTEVIEEGMNCLNIPSIVAETQTANKASCLLLEKLGMQKVQVLERFGHEQAVYELRKNKEISRQIIALSGGGFSQNFPSFIDDYILRQCKSNERLNICFIPTASNDAQGYIDRFYSAFQHCEATHILQNDMRDKNIRERILAQHIIYVGGGNTSFLLEKWRQYCFDDVLKEAYQNGVILAGISAGAMCWFEKCFSENKDNIYEECDGLGILPGAFCPHYEDDERKQAFNNWKESQPTLPTYTLIDTETLHFKDEKLVAKIQTY; from the coding sequence ATGAAGTTTAAAACAAATAATTGTGTCATTGAACGATTGCAACCGCATCACTACAAAGATATTCACACGCTATACTCCAATACACAAGTTAGAACCTATCTTGGAGGTGTTCCTGATGATAGCTATATTGAGGCTTCCTTTAAGGGCATGGTGGAAGCACCATTTCCTAATACATATTTTTATATTACCTTAAGGACGACAGGTGAATTTATAGGTCTTGTCTCAATCGATGAATATCATGATAAGGATTTATATGAGCTATCCTACCAATTTTTACCTCAGTATTGGGGGAGGGGGTTGGCGTTTGAGGTTCTTACTGAAGTGATTGAGGAGGGTATGAATTGTCTGAATATACCATCTATTGTGGCGGAAACACAAACAGCTAACAAGGCATCTTGTCTCTTACTCGAAAAGTTAGGAATGCAAAAAGTCCAGGTATTAGAACGATTTGGTCATGAACAAGCAGTATATGAATTACGAAAAAACAAGGAGATATCTAGACAAATAATAGCGCTATCTGGTGGAGGTTTTTCACAAAATTTTCCTTCATTTATCGATGATTATATTTTACGGCAATGTAAATCAAATGAACGACTCAATATTTGTTTTATTCCGACGGCAAGTAATGATGCTCAGGGATATATCGACAGGTTTTATTCAGCGTTTCAGCATTGTGAAGCAACTCATATTTTGCAAAATGATATGCGTGATAAAAACATTCGGGAAAGAATCCTTGCCCAACATATTATTTATGTAGGTGGGGGCAATACAAGTTTTCTACTCGAAAAGTGGCGTCAATATTGTTTTGATGATGTATTAAAGGAAGCTTATCAAAATGGAGTTATCTTAGCTGGCATCAGTGCAGGGGCGATGTGTTGGTTTGAAAAGTGTTTCAGTGAAAATAAAGATAATATCTATGAAGAATGTGACGGACTAGGAATATTACCTGGCGCATTTTGTCCACATTACGAAGATGATGAGCGGAAACAAGCATTTAATAACTGGAAGGAAAGTCAGCCTACACTACCAACCTATACACTTATTGATACAGAAACATTACACTTTAAGGATGAAAAATTAGTGGCTAAAATTCAAACCTATTAA
- a CDS encoding GNAT family N-acetyltransferase, translating into MQIRQATGNDSEQIIAVMTNAEASNFMLFGPGERKLQPEQFAQYIDKVHDSHHSALFVAEIDEKVVAYLIVQGNEPTRIAHRAYLVIGIHSDYRGRKIGTALFKHVENWAKENGIHRLELTVLENNEAGIALYKKMGFDIEGTKRDSLYVDE; encoded by the coding sequence ATGCAAATACGACAAGCAACGGGAAATGATAGTGAACAAATTATAGCGGTCATGACAAATGCAGAGGCATCCAATTTTATGTTATTCGGACCAGGAGAGCGAAAATTACAACCTGAGCAATTTGCACAGTATATAGACAAGGTCCATGATAGCCACCATTCAGCTTTATTCGTAGCTGAAATCGATGAGAAGGTAGTTGCTTATTTAATCGTACAAGGCAATGAACCTACAAGAATTGCCCACCGTGCTTATCTTGTCATAGGCATACACAGTGACTATAGAGGAAGAAAAATTGGCACAGCATTATTTAAGCATGTAGAAAATTGGGCGAAAGAAAATGGTATACATCGTCTGGAGTTAACGGTTTTGGAGAATAATGAAGCTGGGATTGCCTTATATAAGAAAATGGGTTTTGACATTGAAGGAACAAAACGAGATTCCTTGTATGTTGATGAGTAA
- a CDS encoding dicarboxylate/amino acid:cation symporter — protein MRLLKNLTVQVIAAIILGIIVGSIFPEFGASLKILADLFIKLIKMLIAPIIFLTVVIGIGSMGDMKKVGKIGGKALLYFEIVSTIALAIGIAVALIVSPGTGLDTSGASDADISKYTTAAAESEQGLGAFISSIIPENVVGALATGQLLPVLFSAILFGLAAASIGAPAKPVITFFEQVAEIFFKIVSMVMKISPIGAFGAMAYTIGNFGLKSLGNLGLLMAAVYITMFLFVVFILGVIAKFFRFNIFKFIAYIKDEIFLVIGTSSSESALPSMMRKLENYGCSKQVVGLVVPTGYSFNLDGTSIYLSMAALFIAQAYGMELTWVQILTLLGILMITSKGAAGVTGSGFITLAATLAAFPMIPVEGIALLIGVDRFMSEARAVTNLIGNGVACVVVSKSEKEFDVTMEERALQGKATIVS, from the coding sequence ATGAGGTTATTGAAAAATTTAACTGTTCAGGTTATAGCAGCTATTATCCTTGGGATTATTGTAGGGTCCATTTTCCCCGAGTTCGGTGCCAGCTTGAAAATCTTAGCAGACCTATTCATTAAATTAATTAAAATGTTAATTGCCCCAATTATCTTCCTAACAGTGGTTATTGGAATTGGCAGTATGGGAGATATGAAAAAGGTCGGGAAAATCGGAGGTAAAGCATTACTTTACTTCGAAATAGTTTCTACAATTGCCTTAGCAATCGGAATTGCTGTGGCTTTAATTGTAAGTCCTGGTACAGGTTTAGATACATCAGGTGCATCTGATGCTGATATTTCAAAATATACAACTGCTGCTGCTGAATCTGAGCAGGGCTTGGGTGCATTTATTTCTAGTATTATTCCTGAAAATGTTGTTGGCGCATTGGCGACTGGTCAACTATTACCAGTTCTATTCTCTGCTATTTTATTTGGCTTAGCAGCTGCTTCAATCGGAGCACCTGCAAAACCAGTCATCACATTCTTTGAGCAAGTAGCAGAAATCTTTTTCAAGATTGTCAGTATGGTTATGAAAATATCACCAATCGGAGCTTTTGGTGCCATGGCCTATACAATTGGGAATTTTGGTTTAAAATCTTTAGGTAATTTAGGTCTATTAATGGCTGCAGTATATATTACAATGTTTTTATTTGTCGTCTTTATTTTAGGTGTGATTGCAAAGTTCTTTAGATTCAACATTTTTAAATTTATCGCTTACATCAAAGATGAGATTTTCTTAGTAATCGGCACATCCTCTTCTGAATCAGCTCTACCATCTATGATGCGAAAACTTGAAAATTATGGTTGCTCAAAGCAGGTTGTAGGTTTAGTCGTTCCTACTGGTTACTCCTTCAATCTAGATGGGACTTCCATCTACCTATCAATGGCTGCTTTGTTTATTGCACAAGCATATGGAATGGAACTAACTTGGGTTCAAATACTTACACTACTTGGGATTTTAATGATTACTTCTAAAGGAGCAGCGGGCGTAACTGGGTCAGGATTTATCACATTAGCGGCAACTTTAGCTGCCTTCCCAATGATTCCAGTGGAAGGGATAGCGCTTTTAATCGGTGTAGATCGTTTTATGTCGGAGGCTCGTGCTGTCACAAATTTAATTGGTAATGGCGTAGCATGTGTTGTAGTGTCCAAATCTGAAAAAGAATTTGATGTAACGATGGAAGAACGTGCACTTCAAGGAAAGGCTACTATTGTATCATAA
- a CDS encoding ATP-binding protein — protein MMKMPVNGKILLVTFLVIAFSFLLGGIFVLGNLLSEQEKNFGQRAMLVAQTVSNVPELSVHLENENIKESAKNINKIVDGIRIINKADYIVVMNMERIKLSHPVNKELGQRSESQDLNAAFSEHYYVSKARGESGVMIRAFVPIINDKREQVGIVVVGYALPTLLEMLQSYEREIMITIVISLIFSIFGAFTLGRHIKKQMFGLEPHEIAKMYVERTETFNAMHEGIIAVDKEMNITIFNEKAADILGVTRKIEDCIGQKIYDVLPDTRLPEIVETATPVYNQELYINHHSILSNRVPIIVNGELVGAVAMFKDLTAVKKLAEEVTGVKAFVQALRVQTHEHKNKIHTIAGLLQLGHTKQALEYVTVTTENEASLTKFLNERFHNENISGLLLSKVSYGKELGIEVEIDRKSHFKRFPPLLDHHDFVVLLGNLIENAFEALNVLSKEDKYVAISVDEHDGVLAIAVSDNGIGMSKEVQDRMFENGFSSKASENRGIGLHLVYEIVRKGNGDIEVVSEFMKGTSFLILFELGEV, from the coding sequence ATGATGAAAATGCCTGTGAACGGCAAAATACTGTTAGTGACATTTTTAGTCATTGCATTCTCCTTTTTACTAGGTGGTATTTTTGTACTCGGTAACTTATTGTCTGAACAGGAAAAAAATTTTGGTCAGCGGGCAATGCTAGTAGCACAAACTGTATCAAATGTACCAGAGCTTAGTGTGCATTTGGAAAATGAAAATATCAAAGAATCTGCAAAAAATATTAATAAAATTGTAGATGGCATTAGGATTATTAATAAGGCAGATTATATTGTTGTGATGAATATGGAACGTATTAAACTATCACATCCAGTAAATAAGGAATTAGGGCAGCGCAGCGAGTCGCAGGATTTAAATGCAGCATTTAGTGAGCATTATTATGTTTCGAAGGCACGTGGAGAATCGGGTGTCATGATACGCGCTTTTGTACCCATTATAAATGATAAAAGGGAACAAGTAGGCATTGTAGTAGTTGGCTATGCATTACCAACCCTGCTAGAAATGCTACAAAGCTATGAGCGAGAAATTATGATAACTATAGTTATCTCGTTAATTTTCAGTATTTTCGGTGCATTTACACTTGGACGACATATAAAAAAACAAATGTTTGGGCTTGAACCCCATGAAATTGCAAAAATGTATGTGGAAAGAACAGAAACCTTTAATGCCATGCATGAGGGAATAATAGCTGTTGATAAGGAAATGAATATAACGATTTTTAATGAGAAAGCTGCTGATATTTTAGGTGTTACTAGGAAAATAGAGGATTGTATTGGACAAAAGATTTATGATGTTTTGCCGGATACCCGTCTGCCTGAAATTGTTGAAACAGCAACACCTGTTTATAATCAAGAGCTTTACATTAATCATCATAGTATCTTAAGTAATCGTGTACCTATTATTGTAAATGGCGAGCTAGTTGGTGCAGTTGCTATGTTTAAGGATTTAACAGCTGTGAAAAAGCTTGCAGAGGAAGTTACAGGTGTAAAGGCCTTTGTTCAAGCATTACGTGTACAAACCCATGAGCATAAAAATAAAATTCATACAATTGCAGGACTATTGCAATTGGGACATACAAAGCAAGCACTTGAATATGTTACAGTCACTACTGAAAATGAAGCATCATTGACGAAGTTCTTAAACGAACGCTTTCATAATGAAAATATTTCAGGTTTGTTGTTAAGTAAAGTAAGTTATGGAAAAGAACTAGGTATTGAGGTTGAAATTGATCGGAAAAGTCATTTTAAACGCTTTCCTCCTTTATTAGATCACCATGATTTTGTTGTTTTACTGGGCAATTTAATTGAAAATGCTTTTGAGGCATTAAATGTTCTTTCTAAGGAAGATAAATATGTAGCCATCTCTGTAGACGAGCATGATGGAGTCTTAGCGATAGCAGTTTCTGATAATGGGATTGGCATGTCCAAAGAGGTACAGGATCGTATGTTTGAAAATGGATTTTCGTCAAAAGCTAGTGAAAATCGGGGCATTGGCTTGCATCTAGTCTATGAAATTGTAAGAAAGGGCAATGGAGATATAGAAGTAGTGAGTGAATTTATGAAAGGAACAAGTTTCTTAATTTTATTTGAGTTAGGAGAAGTATAG
- a CDS encoding response regulator, whose amino-acid sequence MDVITVLLIEDDPMVREVNRQFIEQIKGFSLIGYASNGIEGINKIKQLTPELVFMDIFMPEQDGIITLGKIREEHLPVDVIAVTAANDMPTVQRILHLGVYDYIMKPFTFERIEQTLKNYQSYRKKISGMQDLTQHDVDHLMQQRLPEQVVVTKTGTKAITVEELPKGFNRATLDKVLAYIQTSEGAVSAEEVSTYIGTARVTARRYLDFLEKQNLLKVEIQYGSVGRPIHRYYI is encoded by the coding sequence ATGGATGTAATAACTGTTTTATTAATTGAAGATGATCCAATGGTACGAGAAGTGAACAGGCAATTTATTGAGCAAATAAAAGGTTTTTCATTAATCGGTTATGCAAGTAATGGCATTGAGGGAATTAATAAAATTAAACAATTAACTCCAGAACTTGTCTTTATGGACATTTTTATGCCAGAGCAAGATGGCATTATTACGTTAGGAAAAATTCGAGAGGAGCATCTTCCTGTCGATGTTATCGCTGTAACTGCTGCAAATGATATGCCTACTGTACAGCGTATTTTACATTTAGGTGTGTATGATTATATTATGAAGCCTTTTACATTTGAGCGGATTGAGCAAACATTAAAAAATTATCAAAGCTACAGGAAAAAAATAAGTGGTATGCAGGATTTAACCCAACATGATGTGGATCATTTAATGCAGCAACGTCTTCCTGAGCAAGTTGTTGTTACAAAGACAGGAACAAAAGCAATAACGGTAGAGGAGCTACCAAAAGGATTTAATCGAGCTACTTTAGATAAGGTGCTTGCATATATTCAAACAAGTGAAGGGGCAGTATCGGCGGAGGAGGTCTCTACTTATATAGGTACAGCACGTGTTACAGCTAGACGCTATCTTGACTTTTTAGAAAAGCAAAATCTATTAAAAGTAGAAATACAATATGGAAGTGTAGGACGTCCTATTCATCGTTATTATATTTAA
- a CDS encoding glycoside hydrolase family 10 protein: protein MRNNNSKLKILTLVLMILVLCLSTIPANTAKANTTQPKREMRAVWISTVLNLDMKAGMNKEQYTAWARQTLDQLKANKFNTVIYQVRPTNDAIYASELAPWSSYITGKKQGTNPGFDPLEIIVEEAHKRGMELHAWMNPYRVTMSGQKLTDLSADNVARTHPNWVVKYGKQYYLNPGLPEVQDYLVQIVRELVANYDVDAVHMDDYFYPYKIANEVFPDQAAFKTYGTSFKKVEDWRRDNVNNLVENLYTAIKETKPYVQFGISPFGVWRNKSLDKTGSDTRAGVNNYDDLYADVRTWIQNGTIDYITPQIYWSRTLSVAKYGTLLDWWSHEVQTYAKTHPVHLYIGLADYKVGNDSDAAWKNKMELPNQILANRSEKVAAEGQMHFSLRSFQNDKLGYATIVRQQLYNYTALTPVTTWDDNTVPNTPTFVQVTKEAAGRKIEIIDDNETQPRKYVIYRFNGNKEGSYDDPQNIVDVVYNKDGITQYLDKSALAKHSYTYGITAVSATGVESKEVFVVKENQ from the coding sequence ATGAGAAATAATAATAGTAAATTGAAAATTTTAACTTTAGTCTTGATGATTTTGGTGTTATGCCTATCGACAATCCCTGCTAATACAGCGAAGGCAAACACGACACAGCCGAAAAGGGAAATGCGGGCTGTCTGGATTTCAACGGTTCTCAATCTTGATATGAAAGCTGGTATGAATAAGGAGCAGTACACGGCTTGGGCACGCCAAACTTTGGATCAATTAAAAGCCAATAAATTTAATACTGTTATTTATCAAGTAAGACCAACAAATGATGCAATTTATGCGTCTGAGCTAGCACCATGGTCGTCGTACATAACAGGGAAAAAGCAAGGTACAAATCCTGGTTTCGATCCTCTTGAGATAATAGTAGAGGAGGCGCATAAACGGGGAATGGAGCTGCATGCTTGGATGAACCCTTATCGTGTAACAATGTCTGGACAAAAGCTAACCGACCTTTCTGCCGATAATGTGGCTAGAACACATCCAAACTGGGTTGTTAAATATGGCAAACAATATTATTTAAATCCTGGCTTACCCGAAGTGCAAGACTATTTAGTTCAAATAGTAAGAGAGCTAGTAGCCAATTATGATGTTGATGCCGTGCATATGGATGATTATTTTTATCCATACAAAATTGCTAATGAAGTTTTCCCGGATCAAGCAGCATTCAAAACATATGGTACTTCCTTTAAAAAGGTAGAGGATTGGCGAAGAGATAATGTTAACAACCTTGTAGAAAATCTTTACACAGCTATTAAAGAGACAAAGCCATATGTACAATTTGGTATTTCACCATTTGGTGTATGGCGTAATAAATCATTGGATAAAACCGGAAGTGACACACGAGCTGGTGTCAATAATTACGATGATTTATATGCAGACGTCAGAACATGGATTCAAAATGGCACAATTGATTACATTACCCCACAAATTTATTGGTCAAGGACATTATCTGTTGCCAAATATGGGACATTGCTAGATTGGTGGAGCCATGAAGTACAAACATATGCAAAAACGCACCCTGTCCATCTATACATTGGACTTGCTGATTACAAGGTTGGCAATGACAGTGATGCAGCATGGAAAAATAAAATGGAATTGCCAAATCAAATACTAGCAAATCGTTCTGAAAAGGTAGCAGCCGAAGGACAAATGCATTTCTCTTTACGAAGTTTTCAAAACGATAAATTAGGCTACGCAACGATTGTTCGTCAACAACTATATAATTATACAGCACTGACACCAGTAACCACTTGGGATGATAATACAGTGCCAAACACGCCTACTTTTGTACAAGTGACAAAGGAAGCTGCTGGTCGTAAGATTGAAATAATTGACGACAATGAAACACAGCCACGTAAATATGTTATTTATCGTTTTAATGGGAACAAAGAAGGTTCTTATGATGACCCTCAAAATATAGTAGATGTTGTTTATAATAAGGATGGCATCACTCAATACTTGGACAAGTCAGCTCTTGCTAAGCACAGTTATACATACGGCATTACGGCTGTATCTGCTACAGGTGTAGAAAGCAAGGAAGTTTTTGTAGTGAAAGAAAATCAATAA